Proteins encoded by one window of Halobacteriovoraceae bacterium:
- the lon gene encoding endopeptidase La, producing MTDIENEYPVHIQDSNVEEKNYPDSVVIIPIMNSPIFPGMIAPIILSEDKFTPELDKHILKSGYVALNLVKYREEKSKKVGDEDDFSDDIEVKSSDIYKVGVLCKVVKKLKLPDGSVNVLVHGIKRYRASEFLQEDPLVMAKIDVFDDILEADEELDAYTRSVINQVKKLSEINPYFNEEMRLAMLNSPSPGSLADLVAFAISLDIPEAQDFLETLLVKKRFAKLLVYLKREKDVADIQKKISDEVNDKVNKYQREYFLREQLKVIRSELGMDEDDKSRDVKKIKEGLEEAGLPEQAYKTAIEEVERLEVIPESSPEYNLTRTYLNWMLELPWSKSSIEDIDIKKAQRILEKDHYGLEKAKERILEFLAVRKLKPGYDGTILCLSGPPGVGKTSLGKSIAKSLGREFYRFSLGGMRDEAEIKGHRRTYVGAMPGRIIQALKRVGVNNPVIMLDEIDKLGQSYQGDPASALLEVLDPEQNKDFIDHYLDISFDLSKVLFIATANYLAEVPEPLLDRMEIIELSGYTLEEKVSIAQKWVLPKQIKKHGLEKSDITLSIPIIKKVIHDYAREPGVRVMEQMIAKLCRKAAFFKVQSPRSRKSFVPTEKNLESLLGTPSFQTEMAKKLMDPGVVTGLAWTAFGGDILFIETLALEGKGGLKLTGQLGDVMSESANIAYTYVKSILQHELDGLPAKKKTKGTKENEDQNSEDFLAEHDIHLHLPAGATPKDGPSAGITMATALYSLATNKKVKTGLAMTGELNLSGKVLPVGGIKEKVLAAKRSGIKDIILPKQNEKDLKEVPERHRKGLKFYPVETLQDVFKVAFPRSRK from the coding sequence ATGACAGATATCGAAAATGAATATCCAGTTCACATACAAGATTCAAACGTAGAAGAAAAAAATTATCCTGATTCAGTTGTTATAATTCCAATTATGAATAGCCCAATCTTTCCAGGGATGATTGCACCAATCATTCTTTCCGAGGATAAGTTTACTCCAGAATTGGACAAGCATATTTTGAAATCTGGATACGTTGCGCTTAATTTAGTGAAGTACAGAGAAGAAAAATCAAAAAAGGTTGGAGATGAAGATGATTTTTCAGATGATATTGAGGTCAAATCATCTGATATTTATAAAGTAGGTGTGCTTTGTAAAGTTGTAAAAAAACTTAAACTACCAGACGGTTCTGTAAATGTACTCGTTCACGGTATCAAAAGATATAGGGCCAGTGAATTCTTGCAAGAAGACCCTCTTGTAATGGCAAAAATTGATGTTTTTGATGACATCCTCGAGGCCGATGAAGAATTAGATGCCTATACTCGTTCTGTTATTAATCAGGTTAAAAAACTTTCAGAAATTAATCCTTATTTTAATGAAGAAATGAGATTAGCAATGTTGAATTCTCCTTCACCTGGCTCGCTTGCAGATTTAGTGGCCTTTGCTATCTCTCTAGATATTCCTGAGGCCCAAGATTTTTTAGAAACGCTACTTGTGAAGAAAAGGTTTGCAAAACTACTTGTCTATCTAAAGCGAGAAAAAGATGTTGCGGATATACAGAAAAAAATATCAGATGAAGTGAATGATAAAGTTAATAAATACCAAAGAGAGTATTTTTTAAGAGAGCAACTAAAAGTTATTCGTTCTGAACTTGGAATGGATGAAGACGATAAGTCCAGAGATGTTAAGAAGATCAAAGAAGGATTAGAAGAGGCCGGCCTTCCTGAGCAGGCCTACAAAACGGCCATAGAAGAAGTAGAAAGATTGGAAGTCATTCCTGAGAGTTCTCCTGAATATAATCTTACTCGGACTTATTTAAATTGGATGTTGGAATTACCTTGGAGTAAATCTTCAATTGAAGATATTGATATAAAAAAAGCACAAAGAATTCTTGAAAAAGATCATTATGGACTAGAAAAGGCCAAGGAAAGAATTTTAGAGTTTTTGGCCGTTAGGAAATTAAAACCTGGATATGATGGAACAATTTTATGTTTATCTGGCCCTCCTGGAGTAGGTAAAACTTCACTTGGTAAAAGTATTGCGAAATCTCTTGGGCGTGAATTCTATAGATTTTCGCTTGGAGGCATGAGAGATGAGGCCGAGATAAAGGGCCATCGACGAACATATGTTGGAGCAATGCCAGGGAGAATTATTCAGGCCCTTAAAAGAGTAGGTGTAAACAATCCTGTGATTATGCTTGATGAAATAGATAAGCTTGGACAATCTTATCAAGGTGATCCTGCTTCAGCATTGTTAGAGGTTTTAGATCCTGAACAGAATAAAGATTTTATAGATCATTATTTAGATATTTCATTTGATTTATCAAAAGTTCTTTTTATTGCAACAGCAAATTATCTCGCTGAAGTTCCTGAACCTTTATTAGATAGAATGGAGATTATTGAACTCAGTGGATATACCTTAGAAGAAAAGGTTTCAATTGCACAAAAATGGGTTCTTCCAAAACAAATTAAAAAACATGGTTTAGAAAAATCGGATATAACACTGTCTATTCCTATCATTAAAAAAGTCATTCATGATTATGCAAGAGAACCAGGTGTTCGGGTCATGGAACAAATGATAGCAAAACTATGTAGAAAAGCTGCTTTTTTCAAAGTTCAATCTCCACGTTCTAGAAAGTCATTTGTCCCAACAGAAAAGAATTTGGAATCCCTCTTAGGAACTCCTTCCTTTCAAACTGAAATGGCAAAAAAACTTATGGATCCGGGAGTCGTTACAGGTTTGGCCTGGACAGCTTTTGGTGGGGATATTCTTTTTATTGAAACTCTTGCTTTGGAAGGTAAAGGCGGACTCAAACTTACAGGACAACTCGGTGATGTCATGAGCGAGTCAGCAAATATTGCTTATACTTATGTAAAAAGTATTCTTCAACATGAATTAGATGGTCTGCCAGCTAAAAAGAAAACGAAAGGTACAAAAGAAAATGAAGACCAAAATTCGGAAGATTTTTTGGCCGAACATGATATTCACTTGCACTTACCGGCCGGGGCAACCCCAAAAGATGGGCCATCGGCAGGCATAACGATGGCCACAGCATTGTATTCCTTGGCCACGAATAAAAAAGTTAAAACGGGTCTGGCCATGACAGGGGAGTTGAATTTGTCAGGTAAGGTTTTACCTGTAGGTGGAATTAAAGAAAAAGTTCTAGCTGCAAAAAGAAGTGGAATTAAAGATATAATTCTACCAAA
- a CDS encoding matrixin family metalloprotease, which produces MKFKLIKLILLFGLISQLQAYVITRPKGEDLKWSGSTSNLSIYVSQGSSVNVNMNSSVFSIAQDARDQWNPQSNVNIGLIGSSSVNDQNGVNDLYFSSNQSLFGGGVGGVVLAVTIVKYSNDIIQEADIVVNDSQTFSTVPMGNNYLGDVITHEMGHFLGLAHSQTHRATMYYSVFNGQHILHDDDKAAVHFLYGGGTQSYGSIGGRIVGGSNSSKVGIFGVQIEAISNKNGKVVASALTEPDGSYRIHGLPLNDNYFLYISPVNVYGAIEPYYSTARSDFCGVGINPNYVGSFYEQCTSSNNQGHPRGVKLTTGSQNVSLGDITIRCALNAEVSSSSTIDNSNTAITSGETIVGFFDSSISNTTNDYTIDLSNINIPTNVRMKIKLISQSLYSLAKANIQVNNGTVKYSHINSSTPSFESRGSLNLYTYENEYFIGLNSGYSGSNYFNIEIHKDSLIDYVNSLPSGVDISDLFFPGLRFESNNNYRPSPIHPNDFYLLILTLERNTDGTYEPYGMKEYLGANPNNNSCIEANKSVSVAPWIESGGETTTAVVKRQSSGGCGMVYDVNNDSGPKGPGNAPFALILGFFMTTWILRMKTSFSRKNIL; this is translated from the coding sequence TTGAAATTCAAGCTGATAAAATTAATTTTGTTATTTGGGTTGATTTCGCAATTGCAGGCCTATGTAATTACAAGGCCAAAAGGTGAGGATCTTAAATGGAGTGGTTCTACTTCAAATCTGTCTATATATGTGTCTCAAGGTTCAAGTGTAAATGTAAATATGAATAGCTCTGTTTTTAGTATTGCTCAAGATGCTAGAGATCAGTGGAATCCACAATCAAATGTTAACATTGGTTTGATTGGTTCAAGTAGTGTGAATGATCAGAATGGAGTGAATGATTTATATTTTTCAAGTAATCAGTCACTTTTTGGGGGGGGAGTTGGCGGAGTTGTATTGGCGGTGACCATTGTGAAATATTCGAACGATATTATTCAAGAAGCTGATATTGTGGTGAATGATTCACAAACATTTTCAACGGTGCCTATGGGAAATAATTATCTTGGAGATGTTATCACCCATGAGATGGGACATTTTCTTGGATTAGCACACAGTCAAACTCATAGAGCAACAATGTATTATTCGGTTTTTAATGGACAACATATCTTACATGATGATGATAAAGCTGCGGTTCATTTTTTATATGGTGGAGGTACGCAATCTTACGGAAGTATTGGTGGGAGAATTGTTGGAGGTTCGAATTCTTCCAAAGTAGGAATTTTTGGAGTACAAATAGAGGCCATCTCAAATAAAAATGGAAAAGTTGTTGCCTCTGCACTGACTGAACCAGATGGATCGTATCGCATACACGGACTTCCCTTGAATGATAATTATTTTCTTTATATTTCACCGGTGAATGTTTATGGTGCAATTGAACCATACTATTCTACGGCCAGGTCAGATTTCTGTGGAGTTGGGATCAATCCCAACTATGTCGGAAGTTTCTATGAACAATGTACATCCTCAAATAATCAAGGACATCCCCGGGGGGTTAAATTAACAACTGGTTCACAGAATGTTTCACTAGGAGATATTACTATCAGGTGTGCTTTGAATGCAGAGGTCAGCTCTTCTTCAACTATTGATAATTCTAATACTGCGATTACTTCTGGAGAGACAATTGTTGGCTTTTTTGATTCATCTATAAGTAACACAACAAATGATTACACAATTGACCTTTCGAATATTAATATACCTACAAATGTCAGAATGAAAATTAAATTAATTTCACAATCTCTTTACTCATTAGCAAAAGCAAATATTCAAGTTAATAATGGAACAGTGAAATACTCGCATATAAATTCCTCGACTCCCTCATTCGAATCAAGGGGATCATTAAATTTATATACCTATGAGAATGAATATTTCATTGGCCTGAATTCAGGGTATTCAGGAAGTAACTACTTTAATATTGAAATCCATAAAGATTCTCTTATCGACTATGTAAACAGTTTACCATCAGGTGTAGACATAAGTGATTTATTTTTTCCTGGACTTCGCTTTGAATCAAATAATAATTATAGGCCAAGTCCAATTCATCCCAATGATTTTTATCTGTTAATTCTAACACTTGAGAGAAATACTGATGGGACTTATGAACCCTACGGAATGAAGGAATATTTAGGGGCAAATCCAAACAATAATTCCTGTATTGAGGCCAATAAAAGTGTAAGTGTTGCACCTTGGATTGAATCGGGAGGAGAGACAACGACTGCAGTTGTAAAAAGGCAATCAAGTGGTGGTTGTGGTATGGTCTACGATGTAAATAACGACTCAGGGCCTAAAGGCCCTGGAAATGCACCTTTTGCTCTAATACTTGGCTTTTTCATGACGACTTGGATTTTACGAATGAAGACGTCATTCTCTAGAAAAAACATATTATAA